Within Lolium rigidum isolate FL_2022 chromosome 5, APGP_CSIRO_Lrig_0.1, whole genome shotgun sequence, the genomic segment ATTCAACAGCCTTTATTCATACCTTCATGCGAGTAATGGAATACTTCTGTAGCATGTTGAACTTATACTCATTTTGCTCACATCTTCAGATGCCTCTGGAAATACAATTCTATGATATATCAGAACCTACAGCTAATGGTGCTTCTGGGAAAAAAGATGAGTTAGCATTAACAATGGGTAGCTCAGCTTTGAGCAATGGCAGCATGATGGACATGGATCTGGATTCATCAGGGGGAATCTGTAAGCAAGTTGGCTCTGGTTTAATAGGATTAGACAATCTTGGAAACACATGTTTCATGAACAGTGCAGTCCAGTGCTTGGCTCATACTTCAAAGCTAGTTGACTATTTTCTTGCTGATTACCACAAGGAAATAAACACCCATAACCCACTGGGGATGAAGGCATGTTAAAATTCTCGTTTTGCCATAAACATatttcatttatttttattttttgtgtcCTTGCTCATTTAGACAATGTTTCTTAAATAGGGTGAGCTCGCTTATTCATTTGGAGATTTATTGAGGAAGATATGGGCTATCGATGGAACCTCATTTCCACCTCGCCAGTTTAAGACAAGACTTGCACGCTTTGCCCCCCAATTCAATGGCTTTAACCAACATGATTCACAGGTTAGTGAACTTATTTGCTTAAAGACATCTGCTCCCTCCCTCCTTATTGGAGAATGTATCTGTACTCTAAACTACCTCCCTATCCAATGAAATGAGATgcaaaatcttttttttttgttttctcgaAAAAGGACTgactttcttggcatggtttggcTATGTGTTAGCCACTTGATCCTACCATTGCCAGCTTcagaattaattaacctaaacctACTACTTCTGTTACTTCCTGCTGTGCTTATCCTGTTAGTAGTTTGACCAGAATCCTGTGAGCTTGTTGAGTCGCGTTCTCTCTTGTTCTAAAATCTGGATCCGTTCAGGACCAGATGAAATTCGTTTAGCTTGTAATCAGGATGATACTCTTGTTCCTTGATTAATATATTTTCGCCCGCAAGGGGGGaacttcccgcaaaaaaaaaagaatcctgTGAGCTTGTTTTAGTCGATTATATATTTTTAGGTGTTGCTTATGTAGCATCTAAACAAACTTGAATATTACATGAAATGTCTTGTGAGTTCAAATTGATTGTTTACGAGTGACTTTCCTGTGCTGTTTATAGGAGCTTCTTGCTTTCTTATTGGATGGACTCCATGAAGATTTGAATCGTGTCAAATGTAAACCCTATTCTGAAGCAAAGGATGCAGATGGCCGTCCAGATGAAGAGGTCGCAGATGAGTACTGGGGCAACCATTTAGCCCGAAATGATTCCATTATAGTTGATACCTGCCAGGTTAGTTTTTATATGCATGTGTTTTCTTTGTTTTGGTAAGATGTGACCTCCCATATCTCGTTATAACAGAAATGGTCTACTCAATTGAGTCCTTTCTTTATCTTATGTTCTCCACATGAGTTTCGAAGTTACTGCTTATGTACTGTTAGATTCCTGCCATACAAACACATAATCTATTTCGTATTTCTGTTATGGTTTTTGCATTATGGGTGTCAGTATGAAGCTGGGTATCCCCAATACAAATAAACACCCAAACAGCTGTAATACCATTTCCCTACGAATACCCACTTCGGCTTGAACATTGAATTGTCTATATCCCTACATGGGTGTGCAAAATAGATGAGTACATAGTATAAAATATTAGAGGAACACATTTTGCGTAACTATTCGAGTTTTAGCAAAACAAACAGTGTGCAAATATGAAAATCCCCCCTAGTCAGAGCTGGTAATGATATTCTTCAGGCACATAAGCTAACAGTTTTGTGCAGTTGTCTTTGCATTACCTAAGAGAGCGGGATCTTTGCATTGTTCACCCCCAAATTGCTTAAATCTGTAAATAATGGACGGGCTTTATGGCCTTATTAGAGAACCTTTATAACATAATCACTGCCACATCATGTCAATTCAACAAACAAGAAGAGCTCTAAGACTTTGCGCCAGGAAGCCTAGTATGTGGTTATTATGTTGATGGGCATGGTATGTCTGGGGGTAAattaagggtgtgtttggattGCTACCAAAGCATGCGCAGCCAATTTTTTGGTCATGGCCAAACGATTGGTTCTTGTTTGGATAGTTGCCAACTTTTTGGCTTGCCAGTGCTCCACTGCCAACTCTAGTTCATTTCTTTAGCCAATGTTGGCCAACTTGAGGGCAAGGAATAGCTCAACTAAAATATTGGCTAGCCAAAATTTGGTAGGGTAATCTTGGGCACAAACCAAACACTGCTTATTTCTTATAATTTCCCATGTAATTGGTGGAAGGCAATGTATCTTTAGTTTCTTTTCTGGCGGATACATACATGGTATGGACAAGGAAAGTAGATTCCCTTCTCAAATCCATGTAACTTGTGCGATCACACTGCTGGTACATCCATACCCACAATTTGTGCGTGAAGTGAATGTCGGTAATGGTCAATTGTTTTTTCATATGCTTCGCCAACTTTTGATTATATTTGGTGCTTCACTGACAGGGCCAATACAAGTCCACATTAGTTTGCCCACTTTGCAAGAAAGTGTCTATAACGTTCGACCCATTTATGTATTTATCGTTGCCCCTGCCTTCAACTGCAACCACAACGAGAACAATGACTGTAACAGTCTTTAGTACTGATGGCACTACTGGGCCATGTCCTTACACTGTGAATGTGTCTCAATCTGGATATACCAAGACACTCATTGATGCATTAAGCAATGCTTGTTCTCTGAGAGACGATGAGCGCCTCCTGGTTGCTGAGGTATTACCCTTTCCTGCATACGAGCATATCATTCTCATGGCAAAAGCTACTTACTATATAAGCCATGCATCGCTTCCTTAAATTTTGATGGTCTACATGTAGGTTTACAATGGTTCTCTTATCCGGTACTTGGAGGAACCTTCTGAAGTCATCTCCTTGATTAGAGATGGAGATCGCTTGGTTGCATATCGACTTCCGAAAGGCAGTGAAGATGCTCCTATAGTGGTGTTCAAAAACGAACGTATGGAGTAAGTAGAACCGCCCTGTCTGTTATATTCTGCTGTCAAAGTTGGATATCGGTTTTTTCTTGCTGAAAGTCGTAAAGATGGATATCAGATACCTGACAGTAGAAAATAATCTACACCTTCATGGTCTTCGCTCATAGGTTTTCCTTTCTGTTTAAGTAGATAGAGAAACCTTCTTACGGCGAAATCTTCCTTTTATGTACAGGTCCTCCCTCTCTAGCTTCGGTAGGAAGTCTTGGAAGAGTTTTGGCACTCCTCTTGTGTCAAATCTTCCTGAGACAATCAATGGGCGTACAATCTATGATCTTTTCCTGAAGGTTCTGACTCCATTCGGAGCATTAAAAGATGATATGTCGGATGCTGATCAAATAACTGGCAAAAGCAGCCCTGTTAATGGAACTTCAGACATCGAGATGAGCTCTGATGCTGCAGAGTGCTCCAGCATAAATAATAATGCTGGTGAGGATGACATAATGACTGAAGGTGGCATGGAGTTTTTCTTGAATAGTGATAGGTTTCCAAACCCACGCATGAAAATAGAAATGGATCAAACTGTTACAGTTTCAAACCCGAAGAAACGTTTGCTTGTGTCTGTGAGTTGGCAGGATAATGGTCTGAAGCAATACAACCTTGATTCCTTGAATTCTCTTCCAGAGGTTTTCAAGGCTGTGATAGTTGCAAGGAGACCACAGGAAACCTGTTCTCTATATGCATGCCTTGAAGCATTTATAAAGGAGGAACCATTGGGCCCAGAGGACATGTGGTAAATATTTTTCATGGATAATGTCATGTATCAGTGTTCAATAGTCTCTTGCTTTGTGTAGCCACCAAATTTCTCACTTCAAATGATGTAGAAATAGTTTGGAGGGAAAACCTGAATTTAAAAGCATGTGTAACATAAATAAAGCTTATTCATGTTTCCTTTCTCTTATTTCACAGGTATTGCCCAGGTTGTAAAGAACATCGGCAAGCTAGTAAGAAACTAGACCTCTGGAGGTTACCAGAAATCCTGATAATACACCTGAAAAGATTCTCATACAGTCGGTACACAAAGAACAAGCTAGATACATTTGTGGACTTCCCAATTCATGATCTTGACTTGTCGAGGTATATCCGCGACAGAAGTGGGCAGATGTTGAATCACTATCAACTGTATGCTGTTAGTAACCACtatggaggcatgggaggaggtcACTACACTGCGTATGTTTATGTAAGTCTTCTTTTCTAACTGATGACGTGTTGTTATGCATGAGCTTAAGCTGCCAAGCAACATATATGTACAGGCTTACATCTCATTGCAAGCTCAAGTTCAGATCCTCACATGATGtaccttttttttttctgtttgcaGCATGAGGGAAAAAAGAAGTGGTATGACTTTGACGACCGTTGTGTCCAGGGTCTTGAAAAGGAGGATAATATAAAGACTTCGGCGGCTTATGTTCTTTTCTATAGGAGGGTAAAGGGTGGTAGTAGCTTAGATACAGAAACAACAACAATAGAATCTGATTGCACAAGATGAGGAGTAGCACTTGGATTACTTTTGAAGAGCCTGGACATTGTATAGCTGATCGGTTGGGACCTGGGGCCAAGATCCAGTGCAGTTGATCTTTGCTAATGTAGCAAATGACAGCTGCAGGAGCATCGTTTTATTGCGCTGATGGGAAGGTGAAGGAACCAAGATAGTTACAGATGGAACTGAAGAGGTTGCGATTCTTTTCAACACCCTGACTTGACGGTGGATCTGCATGTAGGAGAACCTGATATAACGGCAGATATACAGATATACAGGCATGCTGATGGTTCTTATTTTGTTACTGCTATGTTGGTTTCTCACCCATGATTTTCTAGGGTCGAGGAACTGGGGAGGTAGATAACTTATACTGCTGCCGTTCCCTCGGTTGTTTCTGAACATGCAATGTAAACTCTCCGGCCAATATTTGGCTAGTGCTGTCAAGCAAGGCAGCCCAGTTTCATTTATATACAGCTGCAACCACAGATGAGTAACTTTTTCAGTTCTTGTTGTCGTTGTTGAGACTAGCAAGTAAAGTCAAGAGCGACATGACTTTGCTCTGTATTGTCACGCCCGCACCAGTGGGGTTTCTCCCATTTGCTTTCAGAATTAACACGTTAGTTTATTTCCTTGTATATCTCTATCTACTACTGTAGCTAGGGTAGCACGAGGTTGGAGCTATCGGCACCAATAGTTTACAGGCCTACAGTGGTTGTGTTCTATCATACGGTCAGTCTGGTCGCCACGTACCTGGGATCAACAGTGCTCGCTATGGCTTTCGGCAACTTCGCCATCACCATCGATCATCATCATCAAATTCGATGTCTACATATCACGCTGCTCGTTATGGTCAGATGGCCTACCAAGTACAATATCATGTGAGGTACATATCGGAGAGCTGTACGCTGTAAATACTGGCTACTGCTTCATTCGATTCAGGGAATAAAAGAGCATCGTTACTGTGATTTTTCCTGCGTGCCTAGTAGTGTAATGCAGAGTTCTGAACTTATATGCTTGCTGCATGCACGGTCATTTCTGTCGCCAACAATTTTCATGTTTCCTGGTCACAGACGTAGAAATAAACTAGGAGTATTGTGCATTACAATAGGTCGAACTAAGTCTGTGTTCTCAAGCTCATGCCATGGTTCTGGATGATATTTCGAAACGAGATGGTAACTGACAACGTACAAAGATCTGTTCGTGTCGACACAGACCATCTCGACACGAGAGTCGATTGACTTCAGTTGCTGCACCGAAAACAGAACTTCTAAAATTTTCACCACAATATCTAGGCATCAATGTGTGTAACGTCGTCTTTTTTATTGGTCGATAGTTAACACCTTGGTAGTTGGAAGTCGCTGTCCTGGAAGACAAGGGAGGAGCTAGCATTGCGTACAAGGTGGACTGGTTCGTAGGCCTCCTCCTTAACATTATTTTGACTAACCCTTATCTGTTTTTTGTTTCCGTTAAATCTGACAGGTCACTTTAGTCTAGAGACTCCAAGCAGGGGCGACCGAGGCAGTCGAACAGACGATAGGAACAACAAAACATGAATGGAACTACATGAGATCGACCATTGATCGTTGGGTGGGTGGTtgctttttttttgataaaggatgctttattactttttgggaagcaattacatccagcctctgcataaccaggatgcacacagccgtttatgaaaGTCAAGTCTAAAAAAGATGCCAAACtaaaaactaggcgaaatacatatcggaacgatgaatcacaaAACGCCTAAGttgtgggtggggcttcaatccgtagactatgctgccacccatgtagggaaaaagtatccctcgccgtagcctccaatcgtgtacagacctccgtaaataggtctcggttctccatacgtttaagaggtaaccatgaacgaagaatcactgtacatctgtagatgacctgcaacaaagaggagttaatgtcattaaaaatcttgtcatttctactcagccaaagcgcccagataactgctagcgcccccaccctaagaagcaacttgaaccttgaatctataccgtgaagccaattaccgaagacattggccacactagtgggaggatacaagatagacgctacttggatgacagaccaaatagatctcgcaaactggcactggaagaagaggtgtttaatagtttcatcatgatgacaaaaaacacatcgagAGCTTCCTTGCCAATttagcttaacaagattgtctttggtgaggatgactcctctacgaaggtaccatccaaccGGTAAATCAGAATGTATTAAGGCGGTGTATAAGGATTTtaccgagaaagagccatctacatgtaaattccacctaaattcatctggTGCAGGCGATAGGTTAACATCCCCCAACCTATGAATTAAAGCGTTCCATGCCACTAGCCTTTGTCCTAGCAAAACACGtcggaacgtcacattcggtggagaggtagccattactgtggcaatggtatctcccttgcgacgaacgatactatacaacgcaggatactgttcacttagatcaggtgcattgtctaaccaagcatcctcccagaaacgtatctgtgccccattcttaattgagaaagtaccatgacgaaaaaGGCATTTTTTGacgccattagaccagcccaaaagtgtgaatctccaggtttccaaaccacctgAGATAACGTCTTGGAGCCTATATACTTTCTCCGGaatatagtttgccaaatcccatcctcggtaaggagcttgaaaagccatttacctagcagggCTGTATTCTTGACTTCCAGGTCATGAACaccaagcccgccttgatctttaggactacaaactacactccatttaaccagtcgatatttccttttctcgctatccccttgccaaaagaatctggatcgataataatcgagtttatgcagaactcCTTTTGGTaaaaggaagaatgataacatatacagtaccatatttgtcagtactgaattaatgagtaccaatcttcctcccagggatagcaatttgcctttccaactactaaggcgcttctgtaatctttcttctactattttccattcagcgaTCGTGAGTCTTcggtaatgaatcggaatacccaaatagcgaatgggaaattggccttgcccgcaaccgaACAACTCTGTATAAAGAGATGTatcatcttgggcatcaccgaaacagaacaattcacttttatagaAATTGATcttcaatcccgacaactgctcaaaagccaccaaaattaatttcaggttttgagctttttcgagatcatgatccataaacagaattgtatcatcggcatattgaaggatagataagacACCATCAACCAGATATGGAATCACCCCTTaaatttgaccatcagacttggcccgctctatgagtatagccagcatatccgccacaatgttaaataacatcggTGATAGCAGATCCCCTTGGCGtagcccttttcgtgtttggaaataatggccggtgtcatcattaacccgaattaccacactacctccatacacaaaatcattaattaaagcgcgccattcaggagaaaaacctttcatcctgagtgtatcgttgtaagaaagaccacttgaccttgtcataagccttttcaaaatctaattttaaaataaccccatttaatttcttagtatgcatctcatgtaccgtctcatgcaaaaccgccactccatctaggatatttcttccttgcatgaaagcggtttgAGATGGCCGAACTAcaagatccgcaaccgtattaagtctaatggtggccattttcgtgaaaatcttgaaacttacgtttaaaaggcaaataggtctatattgttgaatcctttctgcctcattaacttttggtaacaagattacttcaccaaaatttagacgaaataattctagttgtccaatatggaaagcactgaacaaatctagaagatccccTTTAATAGTATTCCAGAAGGTTTGGTAAAAGTCCGCTGGAAAATcatcaggacccggtgctttgttgcattccatctggAAAATAGCCTTCTGCACCTCCTCCTCTGAATAAGGTGCAGTAAGTAATCCATTTTCCTcaatagaaacttggggtatgtcgGCTGTTAAGTCCTCATTTAGAGAAAAAGAGCTTTCATCTGGAGGACCAAAcaagcctttataataattattAATGTACGACTTGAGTTGCTCATgaccttcaatcaacccttcatcttgaataagagaatgaatacgttttttccgatatcTCCCATTGGCTAtaccatggaaatatcgcgtatttgagtctccttcTAAAATGAATTGGGCCTTGGAtcgttggtaccatttgagttcctcctcgcgaagTAGACTCGCCATCTgtgcattggattgattcttaaTTTCAATCTTGTGCGCAGTCAACGGTCTTACCTCAGTAAAAGCCTCGAGCTCATCAATTAAGGTTGATAAGCGAgccttttcttttttaagaatgcATGTCATATGGGTAGTCCAGCCAGAGAGATGTCTGCGCATTGCacacatcttattattccatctcaagatTGGAGTACTACCACCAACTGGCCTttcccaaaccgtcttaaccatctcatgaaaCCCTTCTCTCTGTAACCAGCCAAGTTTACAAACATGTCTAGGATTCCCAGTAGTTaagaggataggagcatggtcagacaatttttcaatacgttctagtgcacggacagaCACCATGGGGTATTTAttctcccattcggtatccatcaacacgcgatctagtttttcgTATGTGGGCTCAGGCAAGCTATTGGCCAAAGTAAACTGTCGACCTGACATATACACCTCTCTCAAATCAAGactatcaatgacagcattgaataagaaaggccaatgtccatcaaagAGACCTTTACTTTTTTCATGAGGAAATCTTAGTAAATTAAAATCACCACCGATCAAAATCGGGTatggattatctttagtaagatttaccaactcacgtaaaaagtcagccttaaaagcgtcTTGGGAAGCACCATACACGACGACCGGACTCCACATGAACCCATCGGCTTTGTTACGAATGTCGATCTTAATGTGATACTcgccatcagaactagctaaaacagtcatggtgtctatgcggacgccaagtaaaatacccccagacctaccacgaggtgggcgagaaaaccactgaaagttaatcccgcccgataaacggtcgagaaaactctgtgagaaactccgcctacccgtctccgatattgcaatgaaatctaaatcatactctctacaaccatcggcaatgtgcgaatgtttagccaagtcaccaagacctttGCTATTTCGAAACATGCCAATCattgagaaactattttaga encodes:
- the LOC124651803 gene encoding ubiquitin carboxyl-terminal hydrolase 8-like; translated protein: MLRVSVTRGTNALTVKISKKDNSAENFKRANKILIPDPEPVHIWDFSGRTTFILMNEWNRIPQDPRSSDQEMPLEIQFYDISEPTANGASGKKDELALTMGSSALSNGSMMDMDLDSSGGICKQVGSGLIGLDNLGNTCFMNSAVQCLAHTSKLVDYFLADYHKEINTHNPLGMKGELAYSFGDLLRKIWAIDGTSFPPRQFKTRLARFAPQFNGFNQHDSQELLAFLLDGLHEDLNRVKCKPYSEAKDADGRPDEEVADEYWGNHLARNDSIIVDTCQGQYKSTLVCPLCKKVSITFDPFMYLSLPLPSTATTTRTMTVTVFSTDGTTGPCPYTVNVSQSGYTKTLIDALSNACSLRDDERLLVAEVYNGSLIRYLEEPSEVISLIRDGDRLVAYRLPKGSEDAPIVVFKNERMESSLSSFGRKSWKSFGTPLVSNLPETINGRTIYDLFLKVLTPFGALKDDMSDADQITGKSSPVNGTSDIEMSSDAAECSSINNNAGEDDIMTEGGMEFFLNSDRFPNPRMKIEMDQTVTVSNPKKRLLVSVSWQDNGLKQYNLDSLNSLPEVFKAVIVARRPQETCSLYACLEAFIKEEPLGPEDMWYCPGCKEHRQASKKLDLWRLPEILIIHLKRFSYSRYTKNKLDTFVDFPIHDLDLSRYIRDRSGQMLNHYQLYAVSNHYGGMGGGHYTAYVYHEGKKKWYDFDDRCVQGLEKEDNIKTSAAYVLFYRRVKGGSSLDTETTTIESDCTR